GAGGCGCAGGAGCGCGGCGAGTTCGACAACCTGCCCGGAGCCGGAAAGCCGTTGAGGGGCCTGGACTCGGACGACCCGGACTGGTGGGTCAGGCAGCTGGTGCAGCGCGAGGGCCTCGACATGACAGACGCGATGCCGCCGGCCATGGCCCTGCGGAAGGAGGCTGCCGGGTTCCCCCACTCCCTGCTCGACCTGCGCACCGAGGAGTCGGCGCGGGCGGTGCTCGAGGACTACAACCGCCGGGTCAAGCTAGACCGCCTGCGGCCGGTGGTCGGGCCGTTCCCGCCGATGCTGGCCCGCACGGTGGACGTGGACGAGCTGGTCGAGCAGTGGCGAGTGCTGCGAGCGGAACAGAACGAGGAGGAGCCACCCCGGCAGCAGCCTGCCGTGAGGGCCCTTCCGAGCAGCCCGTCCCTGGCCCGGTACGACTCCGAGCCGTGGTGGCGGCGGATTCTCGACCTCGTGCGAGGGCGCTGACTCCTCGCCCAAAGTCAGTGTCAGACCCCTCTTCTAGCGTTGTTGGCACGCGTCGAGGACACGTGCGAAGGGGGCTTCCATGGCAGGGGATGCGAAGGCGACAGGCGTCCCCGCTATGTCCGCGCTCAGTGCCAGGTCGCTCGACACGCACGTTCGATCACGTGCTGCGATGGCGTACCCGCATCACCGAAGTCGGGTTGTCAGACCGCTCTTCTAGTGTTGGTCCCACGTTCGACGACGAGCGTGAGGGGGAGTTGATGGCGCGCGATCCGAGGGTGTTCGGGGGTGGCGCAGCTGCGCCCGGTGACTGTGCGGCGCCCCTGCCGAGTGCACCGCCCCTCACCACTGCGGACCTTGCTTCGTTCCTCGAGAGGTTGCCCACGCTCGACACCGCCGTGTCGGACGCCGAGCGGGTCGACCAGCTCGGCCTGTTGGAGGCGGTCAAGCACGCCTGCGCCGGCGCCCAGGCCTCCGTGGCGGTGGCGTTCGACGCCTCCCAGCGCGCGGTGCAGGCCGGAGCGGGGGTGCCGGCCCGGGAACGCGGTCGAGGGGTGGCCGCCCAGGTGGCCCTGGCCCGGCGCGAGTCCCCGGCACGGGGCT
The genomic region above belongs to Knoellia sp. p5-6-4 and contains:
- a CDS encoding DUF1992 domain-containing protein, producing the protein MDPYESLVERQIREAQERGEFDNLPGAGKPLRGLDSDDPDWWVRQLVQREGLDMTDAMPPAMALRKEAAGFPHSLLDLRTEESARAVLEDYNRRVKLDRLRPVVGPFPPMLARTVDVDELVEQWRVLRAEQNEEEPPRQQPAVRALPSSPSLARYDSEPWWRRILDLVRGR
- a CDS encoding DUF222 domain-containing protein, translated to MARDPRVFGGGAAAPGDCAAPLPSAPPLTTADLASFLERLPTLDTAVSDAERVDQLGLLEAVKHACAGAQASVAVAFDASQRAVQAGAGVPARERGRGVAAQVALARRESPARGSRHLGLAKALDAELPHTGEHLRHGRVSEWRATIFARETACLGPADRRA